ACTAAGGCGTCTTCGCGGCCCGTGTCCATGCAAGCTCGGAACTACGGAAACGGGCAACTGGCCGACAGCAGCGCCTTTTTGGAAGGGATGAAGCGCGGCGCAGTATCACCGTTTGAAGGGAGGCTTAATCTTGACTCATGTGCTGGATAATCCGGCCTGGCATGCTATGACCACCAACCACCGGTCGATTTCGGTGGGCGATGAGTGCGCGCGGCGCTACCTGGCTGACGTATCGCCGATCGCGGCACTTGCTGATTTTGCCAATGAGAGGGGATGGCTTGCGCTTGGCAGGCTTGCCGCTAACGAAGTCGTCGGTCTGGTTGGGGTTGCGCCGGAACTGCTCCCTGATGGATGGACGATTCATTGGCATTTCCCGTTTGTGCAAATGACATGCACGGTGGACACCTTTCGGGGCAGTTGCAACGCGGCCGACGTCCTGGCACTCACAAAGATGGATACGCGCGCGATGCTGCAGTTGGTCAGCGCCGCAAAGCCGGGGCCGATGGAGCGCCGCACAGTAGACATGGGACGCTATGTCGGGATCAAATCGGGTGGGAAACTGGTGTCTATGGCCGGTGAGAGGCTCGCATTTCCGGGATACGTTGAGGTAGCGAGCGTGTGTACGGATCCGGCGCACTCGGGGAAAGGTTTCGCGGAAATGGTAACAACTGCAATCACCGCGGGAATAGTGGAGCGCGGAGACACAGCTTTCCTGCACGTCCGCCAGGACAATCGCCGAGCTGTCTCACTCTATAGCCGACTCGGGTTTGCGGAACGAAGTGTCACACCTATTGTTGCTGTAAGCCTGTCTGTAGTGGTCAAGTTATTTCGGACAGGCCGATAGGTTCTTTCACTGTCGGTTTCGCCTCGTAGGCAGCGGGCGACAGATAGCCCAAAGTCGAATGCAGGCGTACGGTATTGTAGAAACCGACGATGTACTGACTGATGTCTCGCCGTGCCTCGTCGTGGTTGGCGTAAAGACGCTGCCACACGCGCTCCATCTTCAGGTTCAGGAAGAACCGTTCCATCACCGAGTTGTCCCAACAATTTCCCTTTCGGCTCATGCTACAAACGACGTGATGCTGCTTCAGCAAGGCTTGGTACTGGTCACTCGCATATTGACTGCCCCTGTCCGAATGCAGGACCAGGCCCGGCGCTGGCCGGCGTTGCTGCAACGCCATTGTCAGTGCCGACATGACCAGTCCGGCCGGCATGGTGGGCGACATGGCCCAGCCGTCGACCTTGCGTGAGTACAGGTCGAGCACGACCGCCAGATAGAGCCAGCCCTGCGCCGTGCGGATATACGTGATGTCTGAAACCCACGCTCGATTCGGCTCGGCCACGTCAAACTGCCGGTCAAGCACGTTCTCCGCAACAGGTAGCGTATGCCTGCTGTCGGTCGTCGAGACGAACTTGCGCTTCCAGCTCGTGCGCAGGCCCGCTTCGCGCATCAATGCACGCACCCGATAGCGACCAATATGCAGCCCTTGCTGCCGCAGCGCATGCATCACACGCCGGCTGCCATAGCTCGCGCCGCTGGCGGCGAATGCTGCCTTGACGTGGGTCCGCTCCTGCTGACTCTTTGCACTCGGCTTTGCGCGCCGGTGTGCATAGTAGCCAGAGCGGCTCACCTGCAAAACCCGGCAGGCGTGACTGACCGATACGGCCTCCTGTTGCAAGTGACTTACCACGCGGTAAGTCACTTCAGTTCCCGGGCAAAGAAGGCCGACGCTTTTTTTAGCAGCGCGTTGTCCTCTCGCAATTGCCGGTTCTCAGCTTCAAGTTGCCGGATGCGCTGCTGTTCCGCCGTCAGCGGTTTGCCCTCACCGGGGCCGCCGGCACGTTCCGCATCGTACTGCGCCACCCACCGCCGTACGGCTGTCTCAACAAGGTC
The DNA window shown above is from Paraburkholderia sp. BL10I2N1 and carries:
- a CDS encoding GNAT family N-acetyltransferase — encoded protein: MLDNPAWHAMTTNHRSISVGDECARRYLADVSPIAALADFANERGWLALGRLAANEVVGLVGVAPELLPDGWTIHWHFPFVQMTCTVDTFRGSCNAADVLALTKMDTRAMLQLVSAAKPGPMERRTVDMGRYVGIKSGGKLVSMAGERLAFPGYVEVASVCTDPAHSGKGFAEMVTTAITAGIVERGDTAFLHVRQDNRRAVSLYSRLGFAERSVTPIVAVSLSVVVKLFRTGR
- a CDS encoding IS3 family transposase (programmed frameshift), with amino-acid sequence MTRRRRQFDASFKLEVVRMIRDQGLSVGEVSRSMDLVETAVRRWVAQYDAERAGGPGEGKPLTAEQQRIRQLEAENRQLREDNALLKKAFGLLCPGTEVTYRVVSHLQQEAVSVSHACRVLQVSRSGYYAHRRAKPSAKSQQERTHVKAAFAASGASYGSRRVMHALRQQGLHIGRYRVRALMREAGLRTSWKRKFVSTTDSRHTLPVAENVLDRQFDVAEPNRAWVSDITYIRTAQGWLYLAVVLDLYSRKVDGWAMSPTMPAGLVMSALTMALQQRRPAPGLVLHSDRGSQYASDQYQALLKQHHVVCSMSRKGNCWDNSVMERFFLNLKMERVWQRLYANHDEARRDISQYIVGFYNTVRLHSTLGYLSPAAYEAKPTVKEPIGLSEIT